In Streptobacillus ratti, the sequence AATTTATAAATGTCTTTCACCACTCCTTTTTAAAAAGAAAGTAGATTTCACTAGACTATTTTCTACTGGAGGAATGCCAAGCTCACATTCATCTTCTACAGTATCGTTATGTTTTTCAGTTGGAATATTAAGAGGATTTTCAACATTAGAATTTGCAATTGCCTTTATTTTTTCGTTAGTAACAATGTATGATGCCACAGGAATAAGACAAGAAGCTGGTAAACATGCTAAAATATTAAATTCAATTATTGAAGAAAAAAGATTTTTACATGAAGAAGAAATTAAAGAATTAAAAGAATTCTTAGGTCATACACCTTTAGAGGTATTTGCTGGTGCTATACTTGGTATAGTAATAACATTTTTAATGAAAGGATATTTATTATCATAATATGAAAAAAAGATTAGATGTACTTTTAGTAGAACTTGGATATTTTGATACTAGAGAAAAAGCAAAAAGAGAAATTATGATAGGAAATGTTATTATAAACGATAAAATAGAAACTAAAGCAGGTACACAATTTAAAGAAGAAAATATTAAAGAAATTAGAATAAAAAATAAATTAAAGTATGTTAGTCGTGGTGGATTAAAACTTGAAAAGGCTATAACATATTGGGATTTAAATTTTAAAGATAAAATTGTTTTAGACATAGGAGCATCTACAGGTGGTTTTACAGATTGTGCATTGCAAAATGGTGCTATCAGAGTATTTGCAAATGATGTTGGAACTAATCAATTGGACTATAAATTAAGAAGCGATGAGAGAGTTATATCTCTTGAGCAAATACATATTAAAGATCTTGAAATTCAAGAAAAAGTTGATTATATCGTAATAGATGTTTCTTTTATTTCTTTAACTAAAGTTATTCCTTTTTTTAATAAATTTTCAAAAGAAAACACTAAAATAATTGCATTGATTAAACCTCAATTTGAAGTTGGTAGAGAAAAAATATCAAAAAATGGAATAGTTGTTAATGAAGAATATCATGATGAAGCAATTAAAAAAGTAATATATTCTTTTAAAGAATTTAATTATGAAATAGTAGATATAATTGAATCTCCAATACTTGGAGGAAAAGGAAATAAAGAATTTTTAATTTATACAAAAAGGAGCAATTTATGAGAATAAATAAAAAACATTTATTAACAGTGTTTTTAATAGGCTTATTTGGATATGTAACATATTCTGAAGAAAATAAAATTATAAGAAAAAGAGAGGTATCAGCAGAACAAAGAGCAAATGCCACAGTTGATATAATAAACATAAATAAAATTATTAGTACAATAAATCGTATTAATGAAATATGGGTTGGTTCTGAAGAAGTTGATAAAGAAAAACTATATCAAGCTGCACTTCGTGGAATAGTAAAAAGTTTAAACGATCCATATTCTGAATATTTAAGTGAGAAAGAAATTAAAGAACTTAATCAAGGTTTAGACGGAGTATATATTGGTGTTGGTATGTCAATTAGAAAAGAAAAAGGAGATTATTTAGAAGTAACATCTACTTTTATTGGTGGACCAGCATTTAAATCAGGAATACAAATAGGGGATATAGTTACTAAAATAGATGATATAGATATAATAGATCTTACAGCAACAGAATCTTCTAATAAATTAAGAGGAAATGAAAATACTAAGGTTAAACTTGAGATTTATAGACGTGGTCTTAAAAATCCTCTTACTATCACATTAAAAAGAGAAAAAATTAAACTTGATAATGTAGAATATAAGATGTATGACGATAAGAATAAAATAGGATATATATCATTATTACAATTTGGAAGCACTGTTGCTGAAGAAATAAAAAAAGCTATATTAGACTTAGAAAAACAAGGAATGAAAAAATTAATTTTTGACTTAAGAGGAAATCCAGGAGGTTCTCTTTCAGAAGCAGTAGAAATAGCTTCGATGTTTGTTCCAGATGATTTAATAGTTTCTTTAAAAACTAGATCTGGTATAAATGAAATACATAATAGGGTTGGAGAACAAATATTTAAGGGAGAAATGGTAATACTAGTTAATAAAGGTTCTGCATCAGCATCTGAAATTGTTACAGGTGTATTAAAAGATTATGAAAGAGCTACAATAATAGGAGAAACTACATATGGAAAAGGTGTAGCACAAGGAATATATCCATTTACAAACGGAAAAGATGCGTTAAAATTAACTATAGCTGAGTATTCTACACCTAAAAATAATAATATTAATAAAAATGGAATAGAACCAAATATACATATTAAAATGAATTCATTATTATTAGATAAAGGTTATTCAACAGAAACAAAAGAGGCTAAAGAAAATAGAAAAAAAGAAATTTTCAAACTTTTAGAAGAAATAGAGGGTAAAGAAAAAGCTGAAGAAATAATTAAAAATGGAGATATACAATTTAATGCAGCAGTAAAATATTTACTAGGAGAAAAAGTTGAATCTGATAAAAAAGAGGATAATAAATCAGATAAAAAAACTAAAAAAGAAAAAATATTAGAAGAAAATAATAAAAAGAAATAGAGGATTTTATGTTATATATAGTAGGGACACCTATAGGTAATTTAGAAGATATGACCTTTAGAGCAGTTAGAACTTTAAAAGAAGTAGAATATATTTTTGCTGAAGATACAAGGGTAACAAAGAGATTATTAAATCATTATGAAATTGATACTAAAGTTTATCAATATCATGAACATAATAAGCAATTTCAAATTGAAAATATAGTAAAACTTTTAAAAGATGGTAAAAATGTAGCAATAGTTACTGATGCTGGAATGCCATGTATATCTGACCCAGGATATGAATTGGTAGATACTGCATTAAAAGAAAATCTTAAAGTTACTTCAATACCAGGTCCATCATCTATTACTACAGGAGCTTCAATAGCAGGGATAGATACAAGACGTATGGCATATGAGGGGTTCTTACCTAAGAAAAAAGGAAGACAAACTTTATTTTTAAAACTTCAAAAAGAAGAAAGAACTATTATTATTCTTGAATCACCAAATAGAATTGTTAAAACTTTAAAGGATATACAAACATATCTAGGTGATAGATATGTTGTAATAACTCGTGAATTAACTAAAATTTACGAAGAAATTCTAAGAGGTAAAACTAGTGAGTTAATAGAAAAATTAGAAAAAAGAAATATAAAAGGTGAAATAGTACTTTTTATAGCAAGTGGAGAAAAAAATGAGTGTGATGATTAACTGGTATCCGGGTCATATGAAAAAAACTAAAGAAATGATAATTGAAAATTTAAAAATCGTTGATTTAGTAATTGAAATATTAGATGCGAGAATACCAATTTCGAGTAAAAATCCAGATATAGAGTATTTAGCTAAAAATAAGTTAAGAGTTGTAGTTTTGAATAAAACTGACTTAATTGATGAAACTAAATTAAAAGAATGGGAAAAATATTTTATTTTTAATAAAATATCTCATCATTTTTTAGCGATAAGTGTTGAAAAAAATAAAAACTTCAGTGAACTTAGAAAAATAGTTAATAAGATATATGATGAAAAACTTGAAAAAATGAAGAAAAAAGGGTTAAGAAAAACGGTTGTTAGAGCTATGATAGTAGGTATTCCTAATGTAGGTAAGTCTAAATTTATTAATAAATTTTCAAATAAAAATAAGGCTAAAGTTGGAAATAAACCAGGATTTACAAGAGGAAAACAATGGATAACAGTTGATGATAAATTTGAATTATTAGATACACCTGGAGTTTTGTGGCCAAAATTTGAAGATAATATTATATCATTCAATTTAGCTATTACAGGATCTATTAGAGATGATATTCTTCCATTAGAAGAAGTTTCAAATAAACTATTA encodes:
- a CDS encoding divergent PAP2 family protein — encoded protein: MGNGFILGNKILDVVFISAFSAQIYKCLSPLLFKKKVDFTRLFSTGGMPSSHSSSTVSLCFSVGILRGFSTLEFAIAFIFSLVTMYDATGIRQEAGKHAKILNSIIEEKRFLHEEEIKELKEFLGHTPLEVFAGAILGIVITFLMKGYLLS
- a CDS encoding TlyA family RNA methyltransferase — translated: MKKRLDVLLVELGYFDTREKAKREIMIGNVIINDKIETKAGTQFKEENIKEIRIKNKLKYVSRGGLKLEKAITYWDLNFKDKIVLDIGASTGGFTDCALQNGAIRVFANDVGTNQLDYKLRSDERVISLEQIHIKDLEIQEKVDYIVIDVSFISLTKVIPFFNKFSKENTKIIALIKPQFEVGREKISKNGIVVNEEYHDEAIKKVIYSFKEFNYEIVDIIESPILGGKGNKEFLIYTKRSNL
- a CDS encoding S41 family peptidase, encoding MRINKKHLLTVFLIGLFGYVTYSEENKIIRKREVSAEQRANATVDIININKIISTINRINEIWVGSEEVDKEKLYQAALRGIVKSLNDPYSEYLSEKEIKELNQGLDGVYIGVGMSIRKEKGDYLEVTSTFIGGPAFKSGIQIGDIVTKIDDIDIIDLTATESSNKLRGNENTKVKLEIYRRGLKNPLTITLKREKIKLDNVEYKMYDDKNKIGYISLLQFGSTVAEEIKKAILDLEKQGMKKLIFDLRGNPGGSLSEAVEIASMFVPDDLIVSLKTRSGINEIHNRVGEQIFKGEMVILVNKGSASASEIVTGVLKDYERATIIGETTYGKGVAQGIYPFTNGKDALKLTIAEYSTPKNNNINKNGIEPNIHIKMNSLLLDKGYSTETKEAKENRKKEIFKLLEEIEGKEKAEEIIKNGDIQFNAAVKYLLGEKVESDKKEDNKSDKKTKKEKILEENNKKK
- the rsmI gene encoding 16S rRNA (cytidine(1402)-2'-O)-methyltransferase encodes the protein MLYIVGTPIGNLEDMTFRAVRTLKEVEYIFAEDTRVTKRLLNHYEIDTKVYQYHEHNKQFQIENIVKLLKDGKNVAIVTDAGMPCISDPGYELVDTALKENLKVTSIPGPSSITTGASIAGIDTRRMAYEGFLPKKKGRQTLFLKLQKEERTIIILESPNRIVKTLKDIQTYLGDRYVVITRELTKIYEEILRGKTSELIEKLEKRNIKGEIVLFIASGEKNECDD
- the ylqF gene encoding ribosome biogenesis GTPase YlqF, with product MKKTKEMIIENLKIVDLVIEILDARIPISSKNPDIEYLAKNKLRVVVLNKTDLIDETKLKEWEKYFIFNKISHHFLAISVEKNKNFSELRKIVNKIYDEKLEKMKKKGLRKTVVRAMIVGIPNVGKSKFINKFSNKNKAKVGNKPGFTRGKQWITVDDKFELLDTPGVLWPKFEDNIISFNLAITGSIRDDILPLEEVSNKLLDIMKKQDIIDNLIYSYNLDENTLIDKTNIEIFELLEKRLGIHKSEKFSYELISRRLLKDFRIGKLGKFLLEYPIDFKKEGTNEF